A stretch of Bordetella petrii DNA encodes these proteins:
- the thpR gene encoding RNA 2',3'-cyclic phosphodiesterase, protein MPAFSRSAAPVAAAAPAGVRLFFALWPGPALAATLASWAAQAQAACGGRAMRPDTLHLTLAFLGAVDAERAAALVAATARQRARPGSITLDRYGTFARQGIVWAGPAEVPPALQHTHDALWDWLEPLGWPRPAQAFKPHVTLLRRAARLDGTPAAPPPVQWQYRRYVLVQSRPREGVAHYQVLARSAG, encoded by the coding sequence ATGCCCGCCTTTTCCCGTTCCGCTGCGCCTGTCGCTGCGGCCGCCCCGGCCGGCGTCCGCCTGTTTTTCGCGTTATGGCCTGGGCCCGCACTGGCCGCCACGCTGGCAAGCTGGGCCGCACAAGCCCAGGCCGCCTGCGGCGGGCGCGCCATGCGGCCCGACACCTTGCACCTGACCTTGGCATTTTTGGGCGCGGTCGACGCTGAGCGCGCCGCCGCGCTGGTGGCTGCCACCGCCCGGCAGCGCGCCCGGCCGGGCAGCATCACCCTGGACCGCTACGGCACGTTCGCGCGCCAGGGCATTGTGTGGGCCGGCCCCGCCGAAGTGCCGCCGGCGCTGCAGCACACCCACGACGCCCTGTGGGACTGGCTGGAACCGCTGGGCTGGCCGCGGCCCGCGCAGGCGTTCAAGCCGCACGTCACCCTGCTGCGGCGGGCCGCGCGCCTGGACGGCACGCCGGCCGCGCCGCCGCCGGTGCAATGGCAGTACCGCCGCTATGTGCTGGTGCAGTCGCGTCCCCGCGAGGGCGTGGCCCACTACCAGGTGCTGGCCCGCTCGGCAGGCTGA
- a CDS encoding efflux transporter outer membrane subunit → MKHLLTRAPALLAALLVLAGCAVGPEYHRPEVDTPAAYKEALPAHEAGSWQAAQPAEQALRGEWWKLFGDSTLNALEDQAQQANHSLQAAAARLKQARALLGDARSQRFPTVDAGFGPTRQRPSPASQGLSANDSTDPSTLWRAQASVSYEVDLFGRVASTVDAATADAQQSEALYRSVLLALQADVAQAYFQVRELDAGLQLYRQTVDLRAETLQLIQRRYDAGDISELDLARARSELESARSEALGFERRRANAEHALAVLLGKAPSEFSLPSQPLSRIAVTVPAGLPSTLLERRPDIAAAERAMAAANARVGVAKSAFFPSLNITGAAGFESAELGDLFEWSSRTFLLGPLVGAALSLPIFDGGRRQAGLDRARAVYEEDVANYRQTVLTAFREVEDNLANLRILSSQTSAQDAALQASQRAARISHTQYREGSISYLDVIEADRTVLAQQRVSVQLDGERARSAVNLVRALGGGWDTPLPPSLAQR, encoded by the coding sequence ATGAAGCACTTATTGACACGTGCCCCCGCCCTGCTGGCCGCGCTGCTGGTGCTGGCAGGCTGCGCGGTGGGCCCCGAGTACCACCGGCCCGAAGTCGACACGCCGGCGGCCTACAAAGAAGCCCTGCCGGCGCATGAAGCCGGCTCGTGGCAGGCGGCCCAGCCGGCCGAGCAGGCGCTGCGCGGCGAATGGTGGAAGCTGTTCGGCGACAGCACGCTGAACGCGCTGGAAGACCAGGCGCAGCAGGCCAACCACAGCCTGCAGGCCGCCGCGGCCCGCCTGAAGCAGGCGCGCGCCCTGCTGGGCGATGCGCGCTCGCAGCGGTTTCCCACCGTGGACGCCGGCTTCGGCCCCACGCGCCAGCGCCCTTCGCCGGCCTCGCAGGGCCTGTCGGCCAACGATTCGACCGATCCGTCGACGCTGTGGCGCGCCCAGGCAAGCGTATCTTATGAAGTAGACCTGTTCGGCCGCGTGGCATCCACCGTGGACGCCGCCACCGCCGACGCGCAGCAAAGCGAGGCCTTGTACCGTTCGGTGCTGCTGGCCCTGCAGGCCGACGTGGCGCAGGCCTACTTCCAGGTGCGCGAGCTGGACGCCGGCCTGCAGCTGTACCGGCAGACCGTGGACCTGCGCGCCGAGACCCTGCAGCTGATCCAGCGCCGCTACGACGCGGGCGACATCAGCGAACTGGACCTGGCGCGCGCCCGCTCGGAACTGGAATCGGCGCGTTCCGAGGCCCTGGGCTTCGAACGCCGCCGCGCCAATGCCGAACACGCGCTGGCCGTGCTGCTGGGCAAGGCGCCGTCCGAATTCAGCCTGCCTTCGCAGCCGCTGTCGCGGATCGCGGTCACTGTGCCGGCCGGCTTGCCGTCCACCCTGCTGGAACGCCGCCCCGACATTGCCGCGGCCGAACGCGCCATGGCGGCCGCCAATGCGCGCGTCGGCGTGGCGAAGTCGGCGTTCTTCCCCAGCCTGAACATCACGGGCGCGGCGGGGTTCGAATCGGCCGAGCTGGGCGACTTGTTCGAGTGGTCCAGCCGCACCTTCCTGCTGGGGCCGCTGGTGGGCGCGGCGCTGTCGCTGCCGATTTTCGACGGCGGCCGCCGCCAGGCCGGCCTGGACCGCGCCCGCGCGGTGTATGAAGAAGACGTGGCCAACTACCGGCAGACCGTGCTGACGGCCTTCCGCGAAGTGGAAGACAACCTGGCCAACCTGCGCATCCTGTCCAGCCAGACCTCGGCCCAGGACGCCGCGCTGCAGGCTTCGCAGCGCGCGGCGCGCATCTCGCACACGCAGTACCGCGAAGGCTCGATCAGCTACCTGGATGTGATCGAGGCCGACCGCACGGTGCTGGCGCAGCAGCGCGTGTCGGTGCAGCTGGACGGCGAACGCGCCCGTTCGGCCGTGAACCTGGTGCGGGCGCTGGGCGGCGGCTGGGACACGCCGCTGCCGCCGTCCCTGGCGCAACGATGA
- a CDS encoding 5'-3'-deoxyribonucleotidase — protein MLILLDQDGVLADFEHAFLDAWRARHPDIAPVPYESRRSFRILDDYPPDLRARAEAIYTAPGFIRDLPPVPGAVEAYRELLALGMDVRICTSPLLQFENCVAEKYLWVERHLGRAATERLVLTRDKTLVRGDLLIDDKPRIQGAVRPSWRHIVYDTPYNRQETDRPRLTWANWRNVLAGELYTADR, from the coding sequence ATGCTGATCCTGCTGGACCAAGACGGCGTCCTGGCCGACTTCGAGCATGCGTTCCTGGATGCCTGGCGCGCGCGCCACCCCGACATCGCGCCCGTGCCCTACGAAAGCCGCCGGTCGTTCCGCATCCTGGACGACTACCCGCCCGACCTGCGCGCCCGCGCCGAGGCCATCTATACCGCCCCCGGCTTCATCCGCGACCTGCCGCCGGTGCCCGGCGCGGTCGAGGCCTACCGCGAACTGCTGGCGCTGGGCATGGACGTGCGCATCTGCACCTCGCCCCTGCTGCAGTTCGAGAACTGCGTGGCCGAGAAATACCTGTGGGTGGAACGCCACCTGGGCCGCGCGGCCACCGAACGCCTGGTCCTGACCCGCGACAAGACCCTGGTGCGCGGCGACCTGCTCATTGATGACAAGCCGCGCATCCAGGGCGCGGTGCGGCCCAGCTGGCGCCACATCGTGTACGACACGCCCTACAACCGCCAGGAAACCGACCGCCCGCGGCTTACCTGGGCCAACTGGCGCAACGTGCTGGCCGGCGAGCTGTATACGGCAGACCGCTAG
- a CDS encoding GntR family transcriptional regulator, with product MLKPLPAASDLAHTVYTQLREAVIEGQLAPGLRLGQEELAARFGISRQPVLQALAHLERDGLAIRADGRGTLQVAPLDPQLVAEFYQLRAEVDALAARLAARRVAAGATPPLPAALVERGLAALRRGRMPALIAADTQLHHAIYEASANRLLASVMRPQWGHLERVMCAVCEPAAVRAGLWDEHSAIVAAINAGDDERAATLSREHAERAAAGLIPRLATPRA from the coding sequence ATGCTGAAACCGTTGCCCGCCGCCAGCGACCTGGCACACACCGTCTACACGCAACTGCGCGAAGCCGTCATCGAAGGGCAGTTGGCGCCCGGCCTGCGGCTGGGCCAGGAAGAGCTCGCCGCCCGCTTCGGGATTTCGCGCCAGCCGGTGCTGCAGGCCCTGGCCCACCTGGAACGCGATGGGCTGGCCATTCGCGCCGACGGGCGCGGCACCCTGCAGGTGGCGCCGCTCGACCCGCAGCTTGTGGCCGAGTTCTACCAGCTGCGCGCCGAAGTCGACGCCCTGGCGGCGCGCCTTGCCGCCCGGCGCGTGGCGGCCGGCGCCACGCCGCCGCTGCCCGCCGCGCTGGTCGAACGCGGGCTGGCCGCCCTGCGGCGCGGCCGCATGCCGGCCCTGATCGCCGCCGACACGCAGCTGCACCACGCCATCTACGAGGCCTCGGCCAACCGTCTGCTGGCCTCGGTGATGCGGCCGCAATGGGGCCACCTGGAACGCGTGATGTGCGCCGTATGCGAGCCGGCCGCCGTCCGGGCGGGCCTGTGGGACGAACACAGCGCCATCGTGGCCGCGATCAACGCCGGCGACGACGAGCGCGCGGCCACGCTGTCGCGCGAGCACGCCGAGCGGGCCGCGGCGGGGCTGATTCCGCGCCTTGCGACACCGCGCGCGTAA